Genomic segment of Dromiciops gliroides isolate mDroGli1 chromosome 3, mDroGli1.pri, whole genome shotgun sequence:
GGAGGCCTCTGCCTGAGGCTGAGTGGAGGGCAGAGCTGCCTGAGTACATCTGTGCGTTCACATTGGCACCATGCTGGGGACAGGGGGAGAGAAAATGATCAGAGCCAGGGGAGAAGGACAGATCACCTCGGGGCTGGGGCCAGAGCCCCTGGGGGTGGGTCCAGAGCCCCTGGGGATGGAGCCAGAGACCCTGGGGGTAGGACCAGAGATGATGCGGGATGGGGCTAGAGCCAGGGGATGGGTACAGAGAAGGGACATGGGTATAACGATGAGGCTCCTGAAGGCAGGGCCTGTACTGAGCCCAGAGCTCTGTaatcagtaggtgcttaatcaatgcatCAGACTGCACTGAAGGCCACAGAGGGAAGTTGGGGCTGGGGGCGGGCTGGGGGCAGGCAGGGGTCTCTCTCACCTGCAGTAGCAGCTGCACCATGGCTAGACTGTTGTTCTCTACTGCGTGGATGAGCGGGGAGCGGCCGCTCTTGATGTCCTGGGCAAGGAGAGGAGGGCTAGGTTACCCCCCACCCACTGAATGCCTTCTGCTCTCCCAGGCCCACTCTCGGCTCCAGCCGCACCCCCCCCCAGGGAGTCCCCTCCCAAGACCCTGGGACTTGGGGAGGGGTCACATGTGGGGGCCAGGAGTTTGGAtgtccctccccccgccccctcccccccactcacCACTGCATCAATGTCGGCCCCGCggtccagcagcagcagcaccgtTTCTGTGACTTCTGTGTTCACGGCCACATGCAGGGGGGTCAGCCCTGGGCGAGGCAGAGAACAGAAAAGGGGATGAGGGACGCCCCGCCCAGTCCCTGCAGCTCCCTAGCCCCCATGCCTGCATCTTAGGGGGATGAAATAGAGGGAGTAGAAAGCTAGAGGCTGGTCCTGGCTCTGTGGCCACAGCCCCTTCTCTGGGCACGAGAGGGGCGGCTTGGAAGTTCCACTGAACCgtgtgatttctaaggtcccttctacctgaCCTGTTCTTTGCTCTAACATTCTGAGTCCCAGGTTCTCACCTAGCTCTGTCTTTTgatgttctaaggctcctcccagctgacattccctgttctaagatccctcccgtCTCTGCCTTTCCATGTTCCAAGGGGCGTCCTAGGTCtaacatagaacatagaatgttctaagggccttccctcCCCAGGCTTGGTGTTTTAAGTTCTAAGGGTTCCTCCTCTGACATTCTGTTCTGCACCTGCCCCCCACCCCGGGGCCCCCAGGCTGTGGCCCTCACCCTCATAGTTCCTGgcttccaggcccagtgccccaGGGGCCGAGGTGTCCAGCAGGGCCCGCAGGCAGCTGGGGCTCCGGTGTtcacaggccaggtgagctgcTGTCTGGCCATTTCGGTCCAGGGCCATGGGGTTGGCCCCCATGGACACCAGGAGCTTCACCACGGAAGGCAGGGTAGTGATGACCGCTAGGTGGAGGGGTGTCTGCCCGGGAGAACAGCCATGAGGGTCCTGAGCATCGAGGCTCCGCCAACCCCCCCTCTCAATGACTCAGACTCAGGCTGGCCACTAGCCAGACTGACAAAGGCAAataatggtccctgccctcaaagagtttacaatctccAGGGGGGATCGGGAAGTACCCCCTGTGTACAGGTAGACTACCTGCAACTACAAAGGAGTTAACCAACGACTGGGGTTCTGCCAGGGCGAGGACCCTCCCGCCCAGCCCCCTCCAGCCCAGCAGGGTCCCTGATTTTCGGGCTCACCTGCCTTAAGTTATTGTAGACGTCCAGGTCCCGACCCCCTTGTTGGAAGAGGTGGACCAGGCGCTGAACTGCTAGAAGGTTGCCCTGGGCTACTGCGATGTGTAGAGGCCTGGGGGCACAGACAGAAAGGCCGGTGGGCTCCCTGCCTGTCCTCCCCGTTGGCCCCCAGCGCCGAGGAGGATGACAACCAAGTGGGGTCAGTTGagcaagggaagggggaaaggctgTAAAGCAAGTCACGctggctgagcctcagtttcccctttttgtAAAGACCTGGAGAAGGGATTGGGTGGATATTCCTAAGGTTCTTTTAAATTAGCCCAAGGGCAGAGGTCCTTCCCAGCCAGTCTGCCCTGCATTGGTGCCTTTCTCTCTCCACTTTCTTGTCATCCTTTCCCTGCCTGCATCCCTCTATCTCCATCCCTTTAGCCTCTACCTGCGGTCACTTGATCTCCAGttcctcattctctttttgccccacccccaccccacccccatcccagtcCCTTAGTCCCAGGCCCCAGGGCACGTGGGAGGGGCTCGAAAGGGGAGCAGGAGctgctgatttcagagaaaccttggggCCGGAGGCCGGAGTTCCCATAAACCGAGgcctggagggagggggagggcaggagggaggaggCGGGGTCGAAGGAAGTGGGGATGGGAGGGGCTGGCCCTGCCCTCACAGACTTCCAGTAACCAGgctggggggggagagggggggcgGAGAATCCACTTCCTGCcccaaggaggggagggggaggggaaaggatgggGCAGAAGCTGCCCAAGCTGGGCTCTCCCCCTCCCAAGCCCCTGAAACCCTGGGGCCCATGAATTGGGGAGCATATTCCCTCCATTAGGGGATCCCTAATTTCCTGCCCTTTGGGGACCTAGGAGTTGGATTCCCAGCTCCCTTACATTCATTCTAGAGACCCCAGTGTCCCTTAGGACTCTAGGCTCCTTCCCTCCGTGGGCTTCTCCCCCACGCTCTCAGGCTCATTTGCCTCTGGGACCCAGAGTACCAGCTCTGGGGCTCTCGATTTCCTTTCGGCCCCTGGCATTGAATCCCCTCTATTCCTGACCCTTTGAGAGTTCAGCGCTCCAGGCTCCCAGCTTCAGCTCCCCACCCCAGCATCCAAGGACAGGACTAAGGTCAGGGGTGAGCAGGGTCCATTCCAGTAAGCCCTGTGGTGTCTGCCTCCCTCGTGGTGGGAGCTGAGGGCGGAAGGGGTTAAGGCCAAGTGTGTGTACAGGGGGAGGCTGACGCAGGCCTGGGGAGCAGCTGGGGCTGCGGTGTGTCCTGCGGTCTGGGGCTTCCCCGGGAGGCAGCCACTGCAGAAGTGTTtgtgttggggtgtgtgtgtgtgtgtgtgtgtgtgtgtgtggaggacGAGAATGAAGCAGGGGGAAAGGGACACAGACCAGGGAGGGGAACCGAGGGGCAAAGGACTGTCAGAGGGAGTTGGGGTCACAGGGCAAGGGATCTGTCAAAGGGGGAAGGAGACATGGACATGGGACATGGAAGGTGAAGAGGGACGGGTGGTTGTCAGAGGAGATGAGGACAGAGGGGTGAAAGGGGACACGGAAAggggagaggcagaggggagTGTGGCTgtcagagggggaggagggcaaagaggggggaggggaacatagaagggggaggggaagagggggagtgtggcttagaggggaagaggggacagAAAGGTGAGTGgagcagagagggggagggggacatggaaaggggaggggcagaaggGTGTGTGGTTGTCAAAGGGGGAGGGGACATGGAAGGGGATGGGGAGCatagagggggagggggacatgaaaggggaggggagcatagagggggagggggacatggaagggggaagggcagaagggtGTGTGGTTGTCAAAGGGGGAGGGGACATGGAAGGGGATGGGGAGCatagagggggagggggacatgaaaggggaggggagcatagtgggggagggggacatggaagggggaagggcaaaggGGTGTGTAGCTGTCCTTGGACGAAGCTGAGGTCCAAAGGTCACTCACGTGTCTCCATCCTCATCAGGTCTTGTGGCCTTGGCA
This window contains:
- the BCL3 gene encoding B-cell lymphoma 3 protein isoform X3, with product MGAPFPVLGLPPPTYPVLCPLENPLTADIAKATRPDEDGDTPLHIAVAQGNLLAVQRLVHLFQQGGRDLDVYNNLRQTPLHLAVITTLPSVVKLLVSMGANPMALDRNGQTAAHLACEHRSPSCLRALLDTSAPGALGLEARNYEGLTPLHVAVNTEVTETVLLLLDRGADIDAVDIKSGRSPLIHAVENNSLAMVQLLLQHGANVNAQMYSGSSALHSASGRGLLPLVRTLVRSGADSSLKNCHNDTPLMVARNRRVIDILRGKAARPGPQPTLGPPEPSQDGSAPISPEGNSQLGSSGPASASPASSSPPRSPPEDPPTSLQGPQMFFLPTQSPTAFLPYVGPLRAPGRPVPPSPAPGGS